From one Misgurnus anguillicaudatus chromosome 2, ASM2758022v2, whole genome shotgun sequence genomic stretch:
- the kdsr gene encoding 3-dehydrosphinganine reductase, whose amino-acid sequence MSSEDSFNSTLSDWLSFNSWWLLLPFIMFLIVAAFIVAFVLILYMISPLISPKPLKLNGAHVVVTGGSSGIGKCIAMECYKQGAFITLVARDEHKLLQAKKEVEKCAINDKQVVLCISVDVSKGYSEVESVIKQAQEKLGPVDMLVNCAGTAISGKFEEVEVDRFKRLMEINYLGSVYPTRAVITTMKERRMGRIMFVSSQAGQIGLFGYTAYSPSKFALRGLAEALQMEMKPYNIYVTLAFPPDTDTPGLAEENKTKPLETRLISETSGVCQPEQVAKIVVRDAVQGNFTSSIGPDGYMLSALTCGMSPVTSITEGLQQIVTMGLFRTIALFYLGSFDSIVRRCMIQREQSKVSDKRE is encoded by the exons ATGTCCTCTGAGGATTCATTCAACTCCACGCTCTCAGACTGGCTTTCCTTTAACTCCTGGTGGCTGCTTCTGCCCTTCATTATGTTTCTGATAGTTGCTGCTTTCATAGTGGCATTCGTACTTATCCTGTACATGATATCTCCGTTAATAAGTCCAAAACCCCTCAAACTCAACGGGGCCCATGTAGTG GTGACTGGAGGCAGCAGTGGGATTGGGAAGTGTATTGCTATGGAATGCTACAAACAAGGTGCCTTCATTACGCTGGTGGCGCGAGATGAG CACAAACTGCTTCAGGCGAAAAAAGAAGTGGAGAAATGTGCCATCAACGATAAGCAA GTGGTGCTGTGCATTTCTGTTGACGTGTCAAAGGGCTACAGTGAAGTGGAAAGTGTCATAAAGCAA GCTCAGGAAAAGCTAGGCCCTGTGGATATGCTAGTGAACTGTGCAGGGACAGCTATATCTGGAAAGTTTGAGGAAGTTGAAGTGGACCGTTTTAAG AGATTAATGGAGATAAACTATCTAGGCAGCGTTTACCCCACGCGTGCAGTGATCACCACCATGAAGGAAAGGCGGATGGGCCGTATCATGTTCGTGTCATCACAAGCAGGGCAGATCGGCCTCTTTGGCTACACAGCCTACTCACCGTCCAAATTCGCTCTACGTGGACTGGCTGAGGCCTTGCAGATGGAG ATGAAGCCCTATAACATCTATGTTACTCTGGCGTTTCCTCCAGACACAGACACACCAGGTTTGGCAGAGGAGAATAAGACCAAg CCTCTGGAGACCAGGTTAATTTCAGAAACGTCAGGAGTCTGTCAGCCAGAGCAAGTGGCGAAAATTGTGGTTAGGGATGCTGTG CAAGGAAACTTCACCAGCTCGATTGGTCCTGATGGCTACATGCTCTCAGCTCTTACCTGTGGAATGTCACCTGTCACCTCCATAACTGAGGGACTGCAGCAG ATCGTGACCATGGGGCTGTTTCGCACCATTGCTCTCTTCTACCTGGGCAGCTTCGACAGCATCGTCCGCCGCTGCATGATCCAGAGGGAACAGTCTAAAGTATCTGACAAGAGGGAGTAG